A window from Deltaproteobacteria bacterium encodes these proteins:
- a CDS encoding universal stress protein, with protein sequence MIKRILVGLGGTPFTTVAVKIATELGNLHQAQLTGVTVLDTRKLDNVGPVPVGGGAYAQRMRERKARITKEGTEQAITAFKTHCSEQQVVCRRIEYEQKDPFTAMVSEARYNDITIFGLRSIFDYGFTSDPDKAIIKLMTQGVRPILAVADTYRPIKKALIAYSGSMESAKAIRHFLHLNPWPGVTLHIVHFKEGREREPFLLKDAAEFCEAHGFEVETEIVEGQARLNLLPFAQESNADLIVMGNSVNRALLQRLLGDTVLETIKSADRPLFLSQ encoded by the coding sequence ATGATTAAACGAATTCTAGTCGGATTAGGTGGAACACCGTTTACAACCGTAGCCGTTAAAATTGCAACGGAACTGGGAAATCTTCACCAGGCCCAGCTAACCGGTGTAACTGTATTGGATACACGCAAGCTAGACAACGTGGGTCCCGTACCTGTGGGCGGGGGAGCCTACGCTCAGCGCATGCGCGAACGAAAAGCCCGGATCACTAAGGAGGGGACGGAACAGGCCATTACCGCCTTTAAAACACATTGCAGCGAGCAGCAGGTGGTTTGTCGCCGTATCGAGTATGAGCAAAAAGATCCGTTTACCGCCATGGTATCGGAGGCCCGCTATAACGATATTACCATATTCGGGCTGCGCAGTATCTTCGACTACGGCTTTACCTCAGACCCGGACAAGGCGATTATCAAATTAATGACCCAAGGAGTGCGACCGATATTGGCCGTCGCCGATACCTACCGGCCCATCAAAAAAGCGCTCATCGCCTACAGCGGCTCCATGGAGTCGGCCAAAGCCATTCGTCATTTCCTCCATCTGAACCCATGGCCTGGGGTAACCCTTCACATCGTGCATTTTAAAGAGGGGCGAGAAAGAGAACCGTTTCTACTGAAAGACGCCGCTGAATTCTGCGAGGCTCACGGCTTTGAAGTAGAAACTGAAATTGTGGAAGGCCAGGCACGATTAAACCTGCTGCCATTTGCCCAAGAAAGCAACGCCGATCTCATTGTCATGGGCAACAGCGTGAACAGGGCCCTGTTGCAGCGTTTGCTAGGTGATACTGTGCTGGAAACCATCAAGTCAGCCGACCGGCCCCTTTTCCTGTCTCAATAA
- a CDS encoding Na(+)/H(+) antiporter subunit B (subunit B of antiporter complex involved in resistance to high concentrations of Na+, K+, Li+ and/or alkali), with protein sequence MQSVILKTATRLMVGMILVFAFYLLLRGHHEPGGGFIAALVASTGFALFAISEGPRKVRLAVRLRPAIIALLGLSLAIIAGLPAVFASQPFLTGIWWNLGSKLSVGTPLVFDIGVFLSVLGSILAILLTLEEN encoded by the coding sequence ATGCAATCCGTTATCCTGAAAACCGCTACACGCTTGATGGTGGGTATGATCCTTGTGTTTGCGTTTTATTTATTGCTGCGTGGACACCATGAGCCGGGCGGTGGATTTATTGCAGCTTTGGTAGCCAGCACCGGCTTTGCATTGTTCGCTATTTCCGAAGGCCCCAGAAAGGTCCGCCTTGCGGTTCGTCTGCGTCCTGCAATCATTGCCCTATTGGGGCTGAGCCTTGCCATTATCGCGGGCCTGCCTGCCGTGTTTGCCTCCCAGCCCTTTCTCACCGGCATTTGGTGGAATCTGGGATCTAAGCTCTCCGTGGGCACGCCGTTGGTCTTTGATATCGGAGTCTTTCTATCTGTGTTAGGCTCCATCCTGGCCATTCTGCTGACCCTGGAGGAGAACTGA
- a CDS encoding HAD-IIA family hydrolase, giving the protein MTRAAEETTLTFLWEHYEVLLFDAYGVLLHSSGALPGAVELVERLNREKKPYYILTNDASRLPATAAAKYRSCGLSVPPERIITSGSLLEHFFQEHALAGKRCVVLGTPDSVRYAEDAGGNIVAPGEDLEVLVCADEAGVPSIDVLDAVLTSICRAIDGGRQVHLVLPNPDLIYPKGDGAYGFGAGSIARLFEGALGLRYPNRSDLAFAGLGKPGPGLFREALSRSGSRRMVMVGDQMETDIAGARAFGIDAAWIETGVSAGVPDDAPAGLGPTYRLRALG; this is encoded by the coding sequence ATGACGCGTGCAGCCGAGGAAACCACCCTGACATTTTTGTGGGAGCATTACGAGGTGCTGCTTTTCGATGCCTACGGCGTGCTGCTGCATTCGTCGGGAGCGCTGCCGGGTGCCGTCGAACTGGTGGAACGGCTGAACCGGGAGAAAAAGCCCTACTACATTCTCACCAACGACGCGTCGCGGCTGCCTGCCACGGCGGCGGCCAAATACCGGTCCTGCGGCCTGTCCGTGCCGCCCGAACGGATCATCACGTCCGGTTCGCTGCTCGAGCACTTTTTCCAGGAGCACGCGCTTGCGGGCAAACGGTGTGTGGTCCTGGGAACGCCGGACAGCGTCCGTTATGCCGAAGATGCCGGCGGCAACATCGTGGCCCCCGGCGAGGACCTGGAGGTGCTGGTCTGCGCCGACGAAGCCGGGGTCCCCTCCATTGACGTCCTGGACGCCGTCCTGACATCCATTTGCCGGGCAATTGACGGCGGGCGGCAGGTGCATCTCGTCCTGCCCAACCCGGACCTCATCTATCCCAAGGGGGACGGCGCCTACGGTTTCGGAGCCGGCAGCATCGCGCGGCTGTTCGAAGGCGCCCTCGGCCTGCGGTATCCTAACCGTAGCGATCTTGCGTTCGCCGGCCTGGGAAAGCCGGGTCCCGGGTTGTTTCGGGAGGCTCTTTCCCGCAGCGGGAGCCGGCGCATGGTCATGGTGGGCGATCAGATGGAAACTGACATCGCGGGGGCGCGCGCCTTCGGCATAGACGCCGCCTGGATCGAAACGGGCGTGAGCGCCGGGGTGCCGGACGATGCGCCCGCCGGGCTCGGACCTACCTATCGCCTGCGGGCGTTGGGGTAG
- a CDS encoding NADH-quinone oxidoreductase subunit K, with the protein MEALVACLIGLMFAAALYLILSGNLVKFVFGFTLMGNAVNLLIFTAGRLRHIHPPLIPPDQISLSRAVSNALPQALILTAIVIGFAMVTFLLVLLLRTYEHTGTLDVDEASFLNEVVEDATEAIAVDQTTKRKPS; encoded by the coding sequence ATGGAAGCACTAGTTGCCTGCCTGATCGGTCTGATGTTCGCTGCAGCTCTCTATCTGATACTCTCCGGCAATTTGGTCAAGTTTGTCTTCGGATTTACCCTCATGGGCAATGCCGTCAACTTGCTGATCTTTACAGCCGGCCGTTTGCGCCACATCCACCCGCCGTTAATTCCCCCGGATCAGATTAGCTTGTCCCGTGCGGTGTCCAACGCACTTCCGCAGGCACTTATATTGACTGCTATTGTCATTGGTTTTGCCATGGTCACCTTCCTTTTGGTATTGCTGCTGCGGACATATGAACATACCGGAACCCTGGATGTTGACGAGGCTTCCTTCTTGAATGAAGTTGTGGAAGATGCCACGGAAGCAATTGCTGTGGATCAAACAACTAAAAGGAAGCCGTCATGA
- a CDS encoding glucosaminidase domain-containing protein codes for MRARFRLLVVVVVLFGMATPIWAQEVIVLSGPDDTVAWLKAEKWWGKVEEGEQVLVPRAMITGISPQWQKNAANMPVPQKKGIFYRLMLPLAVHANAMILDRRERLQGMDATLAQGGRLPAEDDAWLREIAIVLRIADRDKAQQIAGTAALRGIIAEALYKLDVVPNGLVLGQAAYESGYGTSRFAAKGNALFGQWTYGGKGLVPEQQRKELGDHRIAAYDWPFDSVRGYIINLSSHPAYEEFRRLRADLRAAGKPLRSMVLADGLKSYSERGQKYVDTLKGIMRVNHLTAADSAVFRDEPMRFIVAAAGQADAARLRKEIEAMRKSGELEKIVARMRLE; via the coding sequence ATGCGAGCCCGATTCAGACTGTTGGTCGTGGTGGTGGTTCTTTTTGGAATGGCAACGCCCATATGGGCCCAGGAGGTGATCGTCCTGTCCGGACCGGATGACACCGTCGCCTGGCTAAAGGCGGAGAAGTGGTGGGGCAAAGTCGAGGAAGGGGAGCAGGTCCTGGTCCCGAGGGCGATGATCACCGGTATCTCGCCTCAGTGGCAGAAAAACGCCGCCAACATGCCCGTACCGCAGAAAAAAGGAATTTTTTATCGGCTTATGCTGCCGCTGGCCGTGCATGCCAACGCCATGATTTTGGATCGGCGCGAAAGGTTGCAGGGGATGGACGCGACCCTTGCGCAGGGGGGACGGCTGCCTGCCGAGGACGATGCCTGGCTGCGCGAGATCGCAATTGTCCTGCGCATCGCCGACCGGGACAAGGCGCAGCAGATAGCCGGTACCGCGGCCCTGCGCGGGATCATTGCCGAGGCCTTGTACAAGTTGGACGTAGTCCCCAACGGCCTGGTACTGGGGCAGGCGGCCTATGAGAGCGGATACGGCACCTCGCGCTTTGCCGCCAAGGGCAACGCCCTTTTCGGCCAGTGGACCTACGGCGGCAAGGGGCTCGTCCCGGAGCAGCAGCGCAAGGAGCTGGGCGACCACCGCATCGCCGCCTACGACTGGCCCTTTGACAGCGTCCGCGGCTACATCATCAATTTAAGCTCCCATCCGGCCTACGAGGAGTTTCGCCGCCTGCGGGCCGACCTCCGGGCAGCCGGCAAACCGCTGCGCTCGATGGTTTTGGCCGATGGCCTGAAAAGCTACTCCGAGCGCGGCCAGAAATACGTGGACACGCTGAAGGGCATCATGCGGGTCAATCACCTGACAGCCGCCGACAGTGCCGTCTTCCGGGACGAGCCCATGCGGTTTATCGTGGCCGCTGCGGGCCAGGCCGACGCCGCCAGGCTCCGCAAGGAGATCGAAGCCATGCGCAAGTCCGGGGAGTTGGAGAAGATCGTCGCCCGGATGCGGCTGGAGTAA
- the msrB gene encoding peptide-methionine (R)-S-oxide reductase MsrB — protein sequence MEKADNTVQSSPAATASAVFAGGCFWCTESDFEKVAGVIEVVSGYTGGHVENPAYELVSTGTTGHVEAVKVIYDPAVISYEALLEVFWRHVDPTDPGGQFVDRGSQYVSAIFYADERERRLAEASRRQLEESGRFQKAVATQIEPLTAFYPAEDYHQKYHKKNPKRYHWYRSGSGRDAFLKRVWRDRNAGGRSTADNAGGTPAYPKPDEAELKKRLTPLQYKVARENGTEPPFDNAFWDNKAAGIYADIASGEPLFSSTDKFDSGTGWPSFTRPLEPANIVEVTDRSLFTVRTEVRSRHGDSHLGHVFNDGPAPTGLRYCLNSAALRFVPVEDLEKEGYGQYKALFE from the coding sequence ATGGAAAAAGCAGACAACACCGTCCAATCGTCGCCGGCCGCAACCGCCTCGGCCGTTTTTGCCGGCGGATGCTTCTGGTGCACGGAGTCCGATTTCGAAAAGGTGGCGGGCGTCATCGAGGTCGTCTCCGGATACACCGGCGGCCACGTGGAAAACCCCGCCTACGAACTGGTGTCGACCGGAACCACCGGGCACGTCGAGGCCGTGAAAGTGATCTACGATCCTGCCGTCATATCGTACGAAGCCCTGCTGGAGGTGTTCTGGCGACACGTGGACCCCACCGACCCCGGCGGACAGTTCGTGGACCGGGGCAGCCAGTACGTCAGCGCCATCTTTTACGCCGACGAACGGGAAAGGCGCCTGGCCGAGGCTTCCAGGCGGCAGCTGGAGGAATCTGGCCGCTTCCAAAAAGCCGTGGCCACGCAGATCGAGCCGTTAACCGCCTTTTACCCGGCCGAAGACTACCACCAAAAATACCACAAAAAAAACCCCAAGCGCTACCATTGGTACCGGTCGGGGTCGGGGCGCGACGCATTTTTAAAAAGGGTCTGGCGTGACAGGAATGCCGGCGGCCGGTCAACGGCCGACAATGCCGGGGGCACGCCAGCCTACCCGAAGCCGGACGAGGCCGAACTGAAGAAAAGGCTGACCCCGCTGCAGTACAAGGTCGCCCGCGAAAACGGCACCGAACCGCCCTTTGACAATGCCTTCTGGGACAACAAGGCGGCCGGTATTTATGCGGACATCGCCAGCGGGGAGCCCCTGTTCAGTTCCACGGACAAATTCGACTCCGGCACGGGGTGGCCCAGCTTTACCCGACCGCTGGAGCCTGCAAACATCGTGGAGGTCACGGACCGCAGCCTCTTCACGGTCAGAACCGAGGTCCGCAGCCGTCACGGGGACAGCCACCTTGGGCATGTGTTCAACGACGGGCCGGCCCCCACCGGCCTGCGCTACTGCCTCAACAGCGCCGCCCTCAGGTTTGTCCCCGTCGAAGACCTGGAAAAGGAAGGCTACGGCCAATACAAGGCGCTCTTTGAATAG
- a CDS encoding PaaI family thioesterase produces the protein MTETPFANLKKLPNTDTHNCFACSPANAAGLQMTFFTDEERVYSHIAVPEHMGSWHRIVHGGILATILDETMGWAGIYLLEQLTLTKTMTVNFDKAAVVGETLHAEGWVEKRIGKREAVIRATIANAGNETCADAKGVFTMLSLPLAKRIGLMGDEFEATFFAPLMRSKREV, from the coding sequence ATGACGGAAACACCATTTGCGAATCTAAAAAAACTGCCCAACACCGACACCCACAACTGCTTCGCCTGCAGCCCGGCCAACGCCGCCGGACTGCAGATGACTTTTTTTACCGACGAGGAGCGCGTGTACTCGCATATAGCCGTCCCGGAGCACATGGGCAGCTGGCACCGCATCGTGCACGGCGGGATTTTGGCCACCATTCTGGACGAAACCATGGGCTGGGCCGGCATCTACCTTTTGGAGCAGCTCACCCTCACAAAGACCATGACCGTCAATTTCGACAAGGCCGCCGTCGTGGGCGAAACCCTGCACGCCGAAGGGTGGGTTGAGAAGCGCATCGGCAAGCGGGAAGCGGTCATCCGGGCAACCATCGCCAACGCCGGCAACGAGACCTGCGCCGACGCAAAAGGGGTGTTTACGATGCTCTCACTCCCCTTGGCCAAGAGAATCGGCCTGATGGGTGACGAGTTCGAAGCCACCTTTTTCGCCCCTCTCATGCGAAGCAAGCGAGAGGTCTGA
- a CDS encoding DUF4040 domain-containing protein — MTTVPLFLLIGLCCLWPEVARGRVFQVQWPWIPSLDLYLRFRLDGLSLLFCLIVTGAGFFVSLFSCSYMAGHPHIGRYFAFLHAFMISMLGIVTSDNLMLLFIFWEGTTVFSYLLIGFDHESEIARDNARQAILITSAGGLALLIGILLLKAAGASFTISHWVSAGDHIRQHALYPAIFSAVLLGAMTKSAQFPFHFWLPNAMSAPTPVSAFLHAATMVKAGVYLLMRFHPLLGGTRLWMTTLVVIGGITALWGAIQAVAPSDLKRVLAYTTMMALGILTMFLGGQTTPALTAATTFLLVHALYKASLFLATGSIDHQTGTRLLDCLGGLWRAMPLTTLAVAAATMSMAGFPLFFGFIGKEIMYKGALTEIGYAGFATTIALLSNALMTAVAGTILLDVFFGRRPNALGAVREVPWTMRFGPSIMGGLTILFGIFPWWVSTNLIQPAVLAFHPAREEIHLKLFHGFNTPLLLSLITLTLGGLIYLTRQHMRIWIGTLRQRLPVTSQRTYQLCLDLFMRTADMLTRVLQNGSLTAYLSVIVICMVTAVAWPWIGNAKAALSGPVLDGPIAAAGLVMFIFTATVVVVTAKRPLAAICGLGGVGAGVALIFLICGAPDLALTQLMVETLTVIIVSLVLPRLPYLNNSKNRPLLLRIMTAGLCIAVGVLITSLLMGINQSPLDRSLTAFYESNSYLAAHGRNIVNVIIVDFRALDTLGEITVVILAAWAGIALIRKSKENN, encoded by the coding sequence ATGACCACTGTGCCGCTGTTTCTCTTAATCGGCCTCTGCTGTCTCTGGCCAGAAGTGGCTCGCGGGCGGGTGTTTCAAGTCCAATGGCCCTGGATACCGAGCCTGGACCTGTACCTGCGGTTTCGTCTCGACGGTCTGAGCCTGCTTTTTTGTCTGATCGTCACCGGGGCCGGTTTTTTTGTCAGTCTTTTCTCGTGCTCGTACATGGCCGGCCATCCGCATATCGGTCGCTATTTCGCTTTCCTGCACGCCTTCATGATCTCCATGCTGGGTATCGTCACATCTGACAATTTAATGCTGCTCTTTATATTCTGGGAGGGCACTACGGTCTTTTCTTACCTGCTCATCGGGTTCGATCATGAATCGGAAATCGCCCGCGACAATGCCCGTCAGGCCATTTTGATCACAAGTGCCGGCGGTCTGGCTCTGCTCATAGGCATTCTGCTGCTGAAAGCCGCAGGTGCTTCTTTTACCATCAGCCATTGGGTTTCAGCCGGAGATCACATACGTCAGCACGCCTTGTATCCTGCCATTTTTTCAGCTGTATTGTTGGGAGCCATGACCAAGTCGGCCCAGTTCCCCTTTCATTTCTGGCTGCCCAACGCCATGAGCGCTCCCACACCTGTTAGCGCCTTTTTACACGCGGCCACCATGGTCAAGGCCGGTGTCTATCTGTTGATGCGCTTTCACCCGCTTTTGGGGGGTACGCGACTGTGGATGACAACCCTGGTAGTTATCGGTGGCATCACGGCCCTGTGGGGCGCTATTCAGGCCGTGGCCCCATCCGACCTGAAACGGGTCCTGGCGTACACTACCATGATGGCATTAGGCATCCTGACCATGTTCCTCGGCGGTCAGACAACGCCGGCCCTTACGGCAGCCACCACCTTTCTGCTAGTCCACGCCCTCTACAAGGCCTCCCTTTTTCTGGCTACAGGCAGCATTGACCACCAAACCGGCACCCGCCTTTTAGATTGCCTCGGCGGACTCTGGCGCGCCATGCCCCTGACCACTCTGGCCGTTGCCGCTGCAACCATGTCCATGGCCGGTTTCCCGCTGTTTTTCGGATTTATCGGCAAGGAGATCATGTACAAGGGCGCGCTGACCGAAATAGGCTATGCCGGTTTTGCCACCACCATCGCCTTGCTTTCCAATGCACTGATGACCGCTGTGGCCGGTACTATCCTACTCGACGTATTTTTCGGCAGGCGCCCGAACGCTCTAGGTGCGGTCCGCGAGGTACCCTGGACCATGCGATTCGGCCCTAGCATCATGGGCGGTTTGACCATCCTGTTCGGCATTTTCCCCTGGTGGGTTTCCACCAATCTGATTCAGCCCGCCGTGCTGGCCTTTCATCCGGCCAGGGAGGAAATCCATCTGAAGCTCTTTCACGGATTCAACACGCCGCTGCTGCTCAGTCTCATTACCCTGACGCTGGGCGGACTAATCTATTTGACACGACAACATATGCGTATCTGGATCGGCACGCTAAGGCAACGACTGCCTGTCACGTCCCAGCGCACCTACCAATTATGCCTCGACCTGTTTATGCGAACGGCTGACATGTTAACCCGCGTTCTGCAAAACGGATCACTGACCGCTTACCTCTCCGTCATTGTAATTTGCATGGTAACCGCCGTCGCATGGCCCTGGATAGGTAACGCCAAAGCCGCTCTGAGCGGACCCGTGCTGGACGGCCCCATCGCCGCTGCGGGTTTGGTTATGTTTATTTTTACCGCTACCGTAGTGGTGGTGACCGCCAAAAGGCCTCTGGCAGCTATCTGTGGCTTGGGCGGTGTGGGCGCTGGGGTGGCCCTTATCTTTTTGATATGTGGAGCGCCGGACCTTGCCTTGACGCAATTAATGGTTGAGACCCTTACCGTGATCATCGTCTCCCTGGTATTGCCACGGCTGCCTTACTTGAATAACTCAAAAAATAGGCCGCTGCTGCTTCGCATTATGACTGCGGGCCTCTGTATTGCTGTGGGTGTGTTGATCACTTCACTGCTGATGGGCATTAATCAGTCCCCATTGGATCGCAGTCTGACCGCTTTTTACGAGTCTAATAGCTACCTGGCAGCCCACGGCCGCAACATCGTCAATGTAATTATAGTCGACTTCAGAGCTCTGGACACATTGGGAGAAATTACCGTTGTCATATTGGCCGCCTGGGCCGGCATCGCCCTGATCCGCAAATCCAAGGAGAATAATTAA
- a CDS encoding DUF3820 family protein, which yields MHAWGKAMYIFLDTETTGTGADDRLCQIAFKTEQGEVVDELFNPGRPISIEAMAVHHITNEMVADKPPFKGSPAYDRLKQLLNHDQGILVAHNAQFDVEMLQKEGLKAERVICTYKLARHLDPQGSIPQYSLQYLRYFLKLEIDAVPHSALGDILVLEGLFQRIRARFEQDGEKDPAVRMQALSSAPVLVARMPFGKHKGQMMEEIPEDYLRWLLSTDIDEDLAYTARHYLTN from the coding sequence ATGCATGCCTGGGGTAAAGCCATGTACATATTTCTAGACACGGAGACGACGGGAACGGGGGCGGACGACCGGCTCTGCCAGATAGCCTTCAAAACCGAGCAGGGGGAGGTGGTGGACGAACTCTTCAACCCCGGGCGGCCTATTTCGATAGAGGCGATGGCCGTGCACCACATCACCAACGAGATGGTGGCCGACAAACCGCCTTTCAAGGGCAGCCCCGCTTATGACCGGCTGAAGCAGCTGCTGAACCACGACCAAGGCATCCTGGTGGCGCACAACGCCCAGTTCGACGTGGAGATGTTGCAAAAAGAGGGCCTTAAGGCCGAGCGGGTCATTTGCACCTACAAGCTGGCCCGGCATCTGGACCCCCAGGGAAGCATTCCGCAGTACAGCCTCCAATATCTGCGCTACTTCCTGAAACTGGAGATCGACGCGGTCCCCCATTCCGCGCTGGGGGATATCCTGGTGTTGGAAGGCCTTTTCCAACGCATACGGGCGCGGTTCGAACAGGACGGTGAGAAGGACCCCGCCGTTCGAATGCAGGCGCTCAGCAGTGCACCGGTTCTGGTCGCGCGCATGCCCTTCGGAAAACACAAGGGGCAGATGATGGAGGAGATCCCGGAAGACTACCTGCGCTGGCTGCTGTCCACGGACATCGATGAGGATCTGGCCTACACGGCGCGGCACTATCTAACAAACTAG
- a CDS encoding PAS domain S-box protein codes for MDEGARDLEIIFNESMDMVGVANPQGYFTRVNPSFERILGYTEEEFLAKPFLEFVYEKDVAKTKRALEDAAAGKRYVYIINRYVCKDGTLRWIEWHVMATDVEGKFVAVGRDITERLDTQRKIKSYSDDLESMVAERTRELESRRRKLKDLNTALNILLKKGEDEKTTHQERLLSNINRFVDPYLKKLASSDLNPAQTAMLEIAVSNLHEILQPGILRLSSVYLDLSPAELRVAELIRGGKKTKEIAAILNLSPKTIEVHRDNIREKLHIKNTKLNLQSYLKSLEHTVNKERGQKN; via the coding sequence TTGGACGAAGGCGCCAGGGATCTGGAGATCATTTTCAACGAGTCCATGGACATGGTCGGGGTGGCCAACCCGCAAGGGTATTTCACCCGGGTCAACCCCTCCTTCGAGCGCATTCTCGGCTACACGGAAGAAGAATTCCTGGCCAAGCCTTTTCTTGAATTTGTCTATGAAAAGGACGTTGCCAAAACAAAAAGAGCCCTGGAAGATGCGGCCGCGGGTAAGCGCTATGTTTACATCATCAACCGCTACGTGTGTAAGGATGGAACGCTGCGATGGATCGAATGGCATGTCATGGCAACGGATGTCGAGGGCAAGTTCGTTGCCGTCGGCCGAGACATAACCGAACGCCTGGACACGCAAAGGAAGATCAAGTCCTATTCCGATGATTTAGAAAGCATGGTGGCGGAGCGTACCAGAGAGCTGGAAAGCCGGCGGCGCAAGTTGAAAGATCTCAATACGGCCTTGAATATTTTGTTGAAGAAGGGTGAGGATGAAAAAACAACACACCAGGAACGGCTGCTATCCAACATCAACCGCTTCGTGGATCCCTATTTGAAAAAGCTGGCCAGCTCGGATCTGAATCCCGCACAGACGGCGATGCTGGAAATCGCCGTGTCGAATCTGCACGAAATCCTGCAACCGGGCATCCTGCGTCTCTCCTCGGTATACCTCGACCTGTCGCCCGCCGAACTGAGAGTGGCGGAATTGATTAGAGGCGGTAAGAAAACCAAAGAAATAGCGGCCATCCTGAATCTTTCCCCCAAGACCATCGAGGTCCACAGGGACAATATCAGAGAGAAACTGCATATTAAAAACACGAAACTCAACCTGCAGTCTTACCTGAAATCCTTGGAGCACACGGTCAATAAAGAGCGTGGTCAAAAAAATTAG